The Deltaproteobacteria bacterium region GGCGACCTGCGGGATCGCCGACTCACCGATCAGGGAGACCTCCTTGCCGCCCGCGAGGAGCTTCCCCGTCACGTCGGGCTTGGGCTGGGCCGCCTCCATCGCCTTCTTCGCCTCGGTCGGGTTGATCGACGGCGTGGTGGAGACCGGCCTGGGAACGAGCTTGTCCCACCAGCGGTACACGCCGAAGCCGACCACCCCGAGGATGAGCAGCGTGAAGACGAATCTCCCGCGTGCCGTCATCTCTAGCCCCTCCCGCCGAGCGGGATCATTTCTCGGCGATCTTCTGGCGCTCGTCCTTGGCGGGGGCCGGTGCCGCGGGCGCAGCCGCCTCGCCCTGCACGAGGCCCATCTTCTTGCGGTACTCCTGGAAGAGCATCGCGCCGCGGGCACGCCGCATCTCCTGCTGGCGCTGCACCGAGGAGCCCATCTCCTTGGCCAGGTCGAGCGTGGCGCGCATCTGCCCCTCGCCCGCCGCGGCCGACTGCCGGAGCTGCTGGATCGACTGCGCCAGCTCGCCGCCCATCATGCCCTGCAGCTCGGTGATCGACCCCTTCATCAGCGTGGCGAGCTGCTCGACCGACCGGCCGACGGCGACCTTCACCTTGAGCTGCTCGAAGTCGCGCTGAAACTTCTGGATGTCGCGCAGGCTCTGGGCAATGATCTGCGTGTTGTTCTGATAGAGCTGCTCCATGTTGTCGATCTGCCCCTTGTTGTCGGCCAGGTCCTGCTCCAGGTCGGCGAGCTGCTCGGCGTAATGCGCGCCGTTGGCCTCGTCGTTGGCCGCCGCGGTGGCCTGGAGCAGGCCCTGCAGCTCCTCGCGCTGGCGCTCCTGGCGCTTCAGCTGCTCCTTCAGGAGGGCGATCTGGCTCGCCAGCTGGCCGTTCGCGTAGTGCGCCTTGTCGGCTTTGCCCTTGGCGTCGCGGATGCCGCGCTCGACCACGGCCTGGTTGATGGCGTCGGTCTCGGTAGCCTGCTCGACCATGAGGCCGAGCCAGATGAAGACGCGTCTCACGGCACGGAACACTCCCATGGGTCGCCTCGCTTTCTCCTAGTCGGCCTTCCGGCCCTTGGCCGGCGGTTCCTCGTCCTCGAGCAGGATCTTGCGCTCGAGGATGTACTCGAACTGCTGGTCGAGCTGCCTGGCGTCCGCCGCGCCCACCACGGTCGCGCCGAGCGCTCGCAGCGCGTTGAACCGGTCCGCGTCGATGTCGAAGGCGACGAAGTGTGCCGAGAGCGTCTTTCCACTCCGGCTCGCCGTGTCCTTGAGCCGCGACAGCTCGCCGGCCGGCTCGGGACCGGCGGTGTTGACGCCGTCGGTCAGCACGAGGACGTGCTTGTGCGTGAGCCGCGAGGCGAGCACCGCCTGTCCGGCGAGCGAGACCGCCTGGCCCAGCGGGGTCGGCCCGTCGGGCTTCGCCGCGCGCTTGCGCCAGGCGCGAAGCGCCTCGGGATCGAAGGGCCCGAACCTGACCGCGGGCACCGCGCTCGAGTCCTTGAACACGAAGAGCCCCGCCTCGATCCTGCGCGGCGCGTCGGGCGGCGCGCTCGCGACGTAGGCCTGCAGGCGGTCGACGATCTGGTCGAGGGCGCGGTTGGCGATCACATACTTGGGCGCGCGTCCCCCCCCGCCGTCGGGGACGGGATCCGTCATGCTCCCCGAGGTGTCGTAGACGATCGCGAGCGCGATGCCCTCCTCCGGCGGCGCCGCGGGCCGTTCGTCGCCCGGGGCAACCGGGGCAGAGCTGATGACGAGGAGGAGGAGGACGAGAAGGCGGAGAAGCGCTCGCCCGCCGCTGCCTCGTCCTCTCATACGTCCTCCCCGCGCCCTACGGCGACCCCAAGCAGCTCATGGCCGGCGAGGCTTATATCAGTGAGCCTTGCGCCGGGCCACACGAAGGCTCCCCCCTTCATAGCGCGGCCTCACGGCCGCAACCAAATCCACCCCACCGCCGCCGTGAGGCCGCGGCCGTGGTCAGCGCTCGGCGACTTGAGCTCCCACGCCGCGTGATCGGCGTCCTCGACAGAACGTAGCGACCGCGTCCCCGCTCGGGGTGGTGATCGTCCCGGTGGTCTTCGACCCCGGTCGCCTGCCCAGATGATGGGCCACCTCGGCAAGAGTTGGCGGGCGTTCAGGAAGGGGCTGCACGAGCCAAGAGATCGAGAAGGCCCCCAAGCGCGACGACCCAGCCTCGAAACCGAGGCGAGAAGCCTGACGGGCGCAGTCTCGCGGGGAGGTGCTTTCACCCCGACCTCACGGTGCGTTCGCATCGTGCCGGAAGCCGGTGTCCACTGCGCCGTAAGCTGCGCCCACAGCCCGGCCCGAA contains the following coding sequences:
- a CDS encoding VWA domain-containing protein, with translation MRGRGSGGRALLRLLVLLLLVISSAPVAPGDERPAAPPEEGIALAIVYDTSGSMTDPVPDGGGGRAPKYVIANRALDQIVDRLQAYVASAPPDAPRRIEAGLFVFKDSSAVPAVRFGPFDPEALRAWRKRAAKPDGPTPLGQAVSLAGQAVLASRLTHKHVLVLTDGVNTAGPEPAGELSRLKDTASRSGKTLSAHFVAFDIDADRFNALRALGATVVGAADARQLDQQFEYILERKILLEDEEPPAKGRKAD